The proteins below are encoded in one region of Drosophila santomea strain STO CAGO 1482 chromosome 2R, Prin_Dsan_1.1, whole genome shotgun sequence:
- the LOC120444746 gene encoding NSFL1 cofactor p47 has translation MTDEQKLSTFMERHGVREEVARQYLSSNDWSLEVASSSYESEAVSKKQEPEKSSEHSQSNQSNRDLHSLLSEISRRKEGDHDGYQACASDSSSDTPAGKRVNINSSTPALTNNDSDRSLRVWGHGIRLGSAHPINPPLRSATEDSDTEPTDDEHTIVVLHLWSEGFSLDDGSLRLYALPENERFLRAILRGDFPEEMLRVPRVQLSVQDHTNESYRHLSRKQFMGPGRPLNSPSPQTLVGGPMPVEPQSLQLNEQAATTTVQLRMADGSRVAGRFNVDHNVGDLYRYARLARPEFSDRSFVLMTAFPRQELVESDTRTLVQANLCNVVVIQHLNEEQADPLSSDASETLVQ, from the coding sequence ATGACCGATGAGCAGAAGCTGAGCACTTTCATGGAACGGCATGGGGTGCGCGAGGAGGTGGCCCGCCAGTACCTGAGCTCCAACGACTGGTCCCTGGAGGTAGCCAGCAGCTCCTACGAGTCGGAGGCGGTTTCCAAGAAGCAGGAGCCCGAAAAGTCCTCCGAGCACTCGCAGTCGAATCAGAGCAATCGGGATCTCCATTCGCTGCTGAGCGAGATATCGCGGCGGAAGGAGGGCGACCATGACGGCTACCAGGCGTGTGCATCGGACAGCTCCTCCGACACGCCGGCGGGCAAGCGGGTGAACATCAATAGCTCCACGCCGGCTCTGACCAACAACGACAGCGACCGGAGTCTGCGGGTCTGGGGTCATGGCATTCGGCTGGGCAGCGCCCATCCCATCAATCCCCCTCTAAGATCCGCGACCGAGGATTCGGACACGGAGCCAACCGACGACGAGCACACCATAGTTGTCCTGCACCTCTGGTCGGAGGGGTTCTCCCTGGACGATGGCTCGTTGAGGTTGTACGCACTGCCCGAGAACGAGCGATTTCTCCGCGCCATTTTGAGGGGGGATTTCCCGGAGGAAATGCTCCGGGTGCCCAGAGTGCAGCTGAGCGTGCAGGATCACACCAACGAATCCTACCGTCACTTGTCCCGGAAACAGTTCATGGGACCCGGCAGACCGCTGAACAGCCCCTCCCCTCAAACACTCGTCGGTGGCCCAATGCCCGTTGAGCCCCAGAGCCTTCAGCTCAACGAACAGGCCGCCACGACCACCGTGCAGTTGAGGATGGCGGATGGGAGTCGCGTGGCCGGACGCTTCAATGTCGACCACAACGTGGGGGATCTGTATCGGTATGCACGACTGGCCAGACCCGAGTTCTCCGACCGGAGCTTCGTCCTGATGACCGCCTTTCCGCGACAGGAGCTCGTCGAATCGGACACCCGTACTTTGGTGCAGGCCAATCTCTGCAACGTGGTGGTCATCCAGCACTTAAACGAGGAGCAGGCGGATCCGCTGTCCAGCGATGCTTCAGAGACCCTCGTGCAATAA